The Arachis hypogaea cultivar Tifrunner chromosome 14, arahy.Tifrunner.gnm2.J5K5, whole genome shotgun sequence DNA window tttgatcctttagttcatcaagggtaagtccatacatattattacaacgcttggcaacaaaaatTACTTCATTAGTCTTTTCATTTACAACACAACACTCAAgtcttttgaaagtcactaaatatTCTAAATCACATaactgacttatactcaaaagattgtgcttcaatCGACATACCAAAAATACATGATCAATGAAGGCAGAGTATTCGTTACCTACCTTTTTAACagcaattattttacctttaccatcatctccaaaggtcacaaaacctccatcatacttgtttagtttgacGAAGTAAGTTGAcattccagtcatgtgccttgagtatccactatccaagtaccacatattctttttgttcttggatgctaggcaaatctgcatgagaaacttcaagtaaccttaggtatccaaattaatttggatcctttgaagttaatccatcttggttgcccaagtgcattgaaatcacacacaacattgtaaatttggtttcctacaattcttttttcaatgaagcattgtgaaTATGAATGACAAAATTTTTTGCAATTAAATCAATGATTTCCTGATTCATGTTGCTGAAATTGAGATGAGCTACCATGTTGGACATGATTAAAGGTATAAACTTTTCTGATTTTTGGAAgaggtgcatttcttttgacaaacttatttttattataattgttcctctttgcaaaagcattttcaTCAGAATTTTTGAGAACTTTTGGACTTtttgaatatgaggttttgttgtaaaatggtggtttcttgaaaacaacctcatttttcgaaatataCCCCAGACCTAACCTAATTGAAGTAGGTTTGATTCTTGGTGAatgctcagtttcacttgtgtaaaCTTCATCAAATTTCTCCTCAAATGTGGGAACATATCCAATATTGTTGGATGTGGAtttagtatttgatgaagaagccacaaatttcatAAAAGAATCATTAAAAACTGCACTTTCCTTGGTTATATAACCTAAAccatatttttcaaacaatgaTCTTTGGCTAGCAAGTAATTTGTCAAAGTTACTAAAACTTTgaacaaattttgctaagtcaccattcaaccttttaatcatatcatttaatcttttattttcagcaattaactcttgAGAatgatccacaatgtgctttccttttaatttttcaagttcagattttagaaatctgttttcttcaataatgtccaaagcacattcagtttccttcactttttcttttaaaaaatcattttcagcttttaacacatctttttcatatctgCATTTATTGTACTTATCtagcagttttgaggtgtttagagtaagatcatcaataatagcatgtaaatcatctatatacaagtcatagtaatttacctcatcaagattattatTTCCAGCGATGAAGCAGTCTTTATCTTCACCTTCAGAATCTTCTTCCTTATTGGAGtcgttctcaagatcctcccaagctgccatgagcactctcttcttttctttctttcctttgtcctccttcttgAACTTTAgacagtttagcttgaagtgtccagcctccttgcaatgatgacacgttACCTTGCTCAAGTCCATTTTgtgttcctttgagcttgaacccttatacttgcccttgttcttcatcatccttctaaatctcctaacaaaaaatataaactcattatctgaaataccatcactagactcactctcttttgattttatttttgacttgatggctattccctttttctttgagtccgggtttgtgtgtgtggtttcatagacaagaagttttcctctcaactcatcataggttataAGGCTTAGGTTATTACTCTCggctaggacagtggcagtggttttccattcttttgtgaggcttctaaggagttttctcagtagggtttgttctgagtagtttatgcccatagcatcaaggttgttgattatgattgagaatctctcaaacacttcatcaatgctttctccatccttcatattaaacatcttgtactcttttcgcagcatctcaatcctcgtttctttgacctgtttagtgccttcatgtgtaacctggagtttctcCTAGATTTTTTTGGCTGTCATGCATCTCGACACctttcggtactcttcaaagctgatagcacagtgaagaaggttgatggctttagcattcaactccatcttcttcttgtcgtcctcattccattcagcttcttcttttggagtcaccactctatcagcacttatttttgttggaatcttgggaccgctcacaacaatcttccatatgttgtagtcaatggattgaataaagatcctcatcctctctttccagtaggcatagttcttctCGTTGAAGAAGGGAGGCctattgtttgactggccttcagttagAGTGTAGGCAAccgtggttgtgcccaagttgttcgccattagACCTTTGCTCTAAGCggtgaagcttgattcttgagaccaaagctcctgataccaattgaaggttgtagaaggcttagagaagggggttgaatctatgaccttcttttactttaataaaCTTAACCCTTTAAAACAAACTTGCAATCTGAAACTGTCTGAACTCAGCAGTGAAAAAattatgagacaatttcattttgtctcatgaatatcagaaaacagaatagAGCAGGGAAGAGAAAAGCTGACACCATcaagtatcctggttcggttgccttatactatgcaacctacatccagtctccaccccAATAGTGgtgaaatttccactatagttaaagtattacatacaccaattccacaagaTTGACACAATTCTTTCAcattcaagttctaacctaacttgactttggctatgctaatacttaACTCTTCACttttagtgctaacccaactaagaaagggatacctcacaggtacaagataaaagatacttaatcaacctaaagaaatctgaaataactaTAGGCTTttttctcaagtgtttcactcagcctcTTTTCACTCATTGGCTTTTACTTGAACTCTCTCATTATGctttttcactcaagaaattacagaaagataaacattgaaaaataaattacaatctgtaaaatatgaaggagattgactcttcaacagcctatttgctatgtgataaaccagatttgcatgtctctgattcagttcttcatttttggcggaatgcttctttgaaagaaagcactgtccaagtagatGAACTTTTTCAGGGAGCACCTTTCAGAACATACACCTCAAGaacactggttatctctccttggcaTCTGAATGGTGAGAAATCTTTTTTTGTATCTCCTTACATGTTGCTCATTTGCTCTCTCCAAGGTCAAACCTTGAGCGCTGTGCTTCACCAACTCACTTTTTCACTGTCTTTCATTTTTCCTCAAATTAGGAACTTTGATTCTGACCTCCTTAGTTGATCGAAAGCCACAAGTCATCATAAACAAATGTTTCCAATGGTAAAACTCTATCTCAGCCATTGAAAatcaacttggtccccaagatacATTTGTGACCGTAGATGCACAGTagtaaaaaacagaaataatctTTTCTATGTATCCCATTTCGGACTGGCAGAGagatggaaagaggagaagaaaacaaTATGCATGCAATAGGAAATGTGTTACCTTTAACCTTTGCCTTAGATTGATTAGGTTTGATTTTGCTGATTTGACCTCAACCTTTCTTGCCtaactttctctttctttcttcttctgtgaatAGCTTAGGAACTAAGCACTCTCTCACTTCTCTGAGTTCTGACTGAGGCAGGAAAAAGTGAATGTTGCTTTGAAAGCAAGATGGTGGGATTAGCTTGCTGAAGTCAAATCGGACTTGGGCTTCTCATTAATTTTTAGTCCACTAAGATATATTCAGCTTGCTTTGTATTGGGCTGCTGTAGCAATGTATTTTAGCCTGCAGCAATTTAACAtaaataatcaacactaattatttattttgcccaataaaataatgtttgtcatcattaattaattttgttaattttttaactcaccatattaaattataattaattaaataaagatataggattaattttttaatttttttaatttaaaaaaccaATTCAAACTagcacataataaaaaaataagaagagatTTCTCAAGAGTACTTAGTTAAACACTTCGAACATTGTTTATATTGTTAtgttaaatcataattaattaaatttgcttacataaaaaaataaatttattttttatacattataaaataatttttgagtgAGTGTTTATTTGcgtttgtaaaatttaaaatgttaatgAAATTTAAGTTATCTATTTTGACggttatattataaataatatattaaattatcttactgttgtatatatattatatataatatataaatgactaaatcaacaaaatataactcaaattaataaattacagtttaaatgacataatctttttatatttattagagaTTATGAATTCGAATCTCCCTAtcttttataaagaaaaaaaaaattcaaacgcAATGTTTTGAAAATCGGATCGGACGGTCGGACCAATTTAACCGCAAACCGACAATATTAATAGTTCGATCAGACATGTAAaatcaaaaatcataaaatcgATAAAAAATTGTTGAACCGAACAAAAACCGGCCGGTCGGACCGAACCGGAACCCGGCCGGCTTACAAAAAAGGGAAGCTCAttcgtttctttctccctttctccctttctttctttcagtcagaaaattcacccaaacccaaccacaaaaccctagcactgtaagcctacaccaccgccacaaggagtggcatactgccgccgtccgtcgcacTCAAAGTTCGCCATCCGTCGCACTCAAAGTTCGCCATCCGTCATCTAGCTTCCCTCGTGCTCCAAATCTTCAACCCCTGTTCGCTGTCACCGATCGCGGTtgcttcctcgagctcggcgtccgtcgtctttgtctgctcagccGCGCTTCCGTTGCCGTTTGTTTGCCGTTCACGTTCGCGTCTTCGTTCGCGTTCTTCGCCATTCGCGTTCGCTCGGCGTTCACCGTTCGCGTTCACTCGCTGTTCACCGTTCGAGTTCGCGCGCGCTCCACTCAGCCGTCGAACTGCTCTCTTTTGTCCccgccgtgagttccctaaacccgccaccagacaatacactcacacaacaccaatactcttcttcaaactctgcaacttctgatttctattacaataagtaattatttgatttggttgtggtttggattttttcatagactaaattaaagttacaatagttatcttctcttctctatcacattgaaattaagctttgaattctcttatttcgttttaattttaccgcactcaacatgtttgatgacatgctttaaccatatttctggttggttttataatttatagcttttagaaacttagtaagttgattgcatgtgaaattagaataattggatcATAGTAATTAAGAAATTTTAGCTGTACAAATAGCATCTTTGCAGAAAACATGttagcatgatgattccacttgcattagtgttcttctggtaaattttttaactgttattgtgaacttgttaatttgctaatggttcttgtgttcttctgttacttttatttttttttgttttgttgtgattttctgttcttgaATTTTTAAGTtgatttgctaaattgttggCTGCTGTTGTTTTAATTTGTCAAATTGTTTGGTTGCTGCGActtaatttgttggattttctatttaggtcttgttcttgtttatttgctaaattgttgttgtgtatttattgtttatttgctGGATATTGGTGATCATTGTCTTTGAGATTATTTACTATGCAGGTTTAGTGTCATCACTGTTTTGGAATGTTTTATAATGTACTAATGtttgttgctgttttgtaattGCTGGTTGCAGGTTTAGTGTaattattggttaatgttttgGTTTAGTGTTCTCTCTTTTCCAGATTTCCCTTCTCCCTGTATTTCTGCATGTTGCTGAATTGGTAATCAATAAATTTGCCTTTTTGCTGGAACTCGGGACTTTACTaggatttgttaaatttgttgctgtaacttgcatttgttgctgaatttgttgcttcCCAGTCACAGAATCAGAACAGAATGCTCAGTCAGTGTTTGATTGATTGGCTTTGCTCACCGattgtatttgatgataaattttaaattgataacttttaaattttaaatttgcactgcccatgttactgattcactgttctttcagtgctttttgttgttgttaatcattgtgatgagctTTGTTAAAATTTGCAATGCCTATATTACTGAGTGTTCTTTCAgtgctttttgttgttgttaatcattgtggtGAACTTTGTTAAAATTTGCACTGCCTATGTTACTGATTCACGGATTCATCCCTCTCGTCATTATCATTGGCATGAACTCCGAACCAAAGCCCCAACTCTCTGGATAAAATTGTAATGAAAGCTTATTGGGACTTTTTCTTCTACTTAAGGTATGAATCAGAATGATGAGGCCAAGTTGTGAATACACAAGTGTCAACGGACtataatatatattgaatttGTGACATTAGAAGggtgtaataataacaataatggagTCATGTTACTTGAATATTGAGGTTTAACATTTAAACTCTCAGCTTCTCAGCCCTGTTTGATTCTTCATCCCAGGCAATTGAATCGAATCAACCAggccttccttttctttttctttttcttttagttgattattaatttttctaatatatgtaACTTTCTGAATCAAGTGGATCAGATTATGTAGTTTTCTTGATTTGGGATATTTTCGAAGATCattagaagagatattttattATCATGTTTGCTATAGTAATATTCACATGTTCTGTATGCTTGTGATTGTTTCGGTGTTTACATTTTCTTTCCAAGTCACTTGTTGTGGTTGTTCTCCGAGTTAAGGCTATGTGTGTGTGAGAATATGTGATAATGGTGAATGCTGTTGCATCTAATAGGAGTTCTTGGAGTACCCTCATCTTTGGtcctttataatttatttattattttattctaaaacggtttttttcggttgaaccaccggttggaccggttagaccaataaaccagtgaatcAGTGACTAAagtggtttgatgaccggtccggttttcagaaccttgctgtCAAACgacatagtattttttatattaacttaaAAATTGCTGTTCGAATCTTgttcctaatttaaaaaaaaaaaatgagtgtTAGCCCTATTGATTTAGTTTTTCTCCTCCTTGGCTTCAGCAAGTCAGCAACATTCCTTGAAGACTAAAGGCTCCTCTTGGCAGCACAGGTTAGCTTAACATCACTTCTTCCTTTTGATTTCCCTTTTCTGCACTTGTACTTTTATGTGGTGAGATCATAAAATTTTCAAGTGTCCCATACGCTACTCTTTCTTCATCTAAGATTTATGCTAGATTAAGCAATTCAGCTTGTGGGTTGTCATCATTACCtatttttgtatattaattttttctttttaaggtTTAACAGATGGATAGTGTTGAATCCAAGTGAACCATGTTCTTTGTATGAGTGAAAATGTTGGGTTTTTGGTAGTGTACCTGTTAACGTTGTTTTACTGGTTTAGGGTTAGTTCTTCAGTACTATTAGCGGCCTAAGGGTAGTTTCAATTTCACTATATTGGGGCTTATTTTGAAACTGTTGCCACTGctgaaatgttatttttatttttatgttgcaTGAAACTAAGGTTGGGTTTGGAACCGTTTGTGTGTTATTATGAGTGGCTGTTGGCTTTCTTCTGCACTTTTTGTGTTAAAGGGGAAGAAGGAACCTTGTGCTTTGAATACTAACATGTGAATTAGTTATTCTAGTTTGGGTTCTATATTTGCTTTTACCATTTTCGTGATCTGCTTAACACTACCTGAGATTTTGATAATGATTAGATCACcatgatttcaaattcaaaaaccaCTTTGTTTAGGGGAAAacaacttaaaatttgaattaatgcATTGTTTTATTGTCATAATAATCCATTATCTGCTTGTATGTAGACCAAATTATAGCTAATGTGGGGAAGAATATTAAATATACAATATTTGAGCTGATGATTTGAttatgtttcattgatttgtaaattttttattaatgttaGTATTATTAGTTACAAATTCACTCAtcttaaacaataaaaattgaaGTGACTCAATATGTTGttgtaaattttgtaatttacCTTGTTTTGTTTGGTAAGAGTTGTAGTGTTTTACTGAGATACTTTACCATTTACATGTTCAACTTTAGATTTACTTGCaggttatattatatatatactcagCATTTAGCAGGTTGTTGAAATTATGGCCAAGCATCATCCTGATTTGATTATGTGCCGGAAACAGCCTGGAATTGCCATTGGAAGACTTTGTGAGAAATGCGACGGCAAGTGTGTCATATGCGACTCTTATGTGCGTCCTTGTACACTTGTCCGGGTTTGTGATGAATGCAACTATGGATCATTTCAAGGTCGCTGCGTAATATGTGGAGGGGTAGGGATATCTGATGCCTACTACTGCAAGGAATGCACACAGCAAGAGAAAGATAGGGATGGCTGCCCCAAAATTGTTAATTTAGGGAGTGCCAAAACCGATCTATTCTATGAACGCAAAAAGTATGGCTTTAAGAAACGATGATGGGTGTGTAATTCTTTTTTTTCCTCCCAATATTTGTATCTTTTTCCTAAACTTATGTTCCAGGCTTAACGCTTAATCATATATCATAAATTCATAACCATGGGATTTGAGAGCTTGAGCACAGACTATTATGTTGCAAAATTGTTTGTAATGTAAGTGCATGACTAGTGTACCACTCACGGATCACACAATACAATTGTTGGGAATTTAAACTCTGTTAGGTGCAATCTTGTGACTTGTCAGCATCTCTGAAGATTACTCTGGAAAAGTATTCCATGATTAGTaatatgttttacatttttcaatATTGTAATATTATGTCTTTATCTGTAATCACATAAGTCCAACAAGAGCTGTAGTGTTTGATGACCATATAATGCTCatgtttttatttctta harbors:
- the LOC112741127 gene encoding PHD finger-like domain-containing protein 5A gives rise to the protein MAKHHPDLIMCRKQPGIAIGRLCEKCDGKCVICDSYVRPCTLVRVCDECNYGSFQGRCVICGGVGISDAYYCKECTQQEKDRDGCPKIVNLGSAKTDLFYERKKYGFKKR